One Lachnospiraceae bacterium C1.1 genomic region harbors:
- a CDS encoding hydratase, whose product MVDAVKVNGGGVFIRNGREIVSDAGSISVTKDEAKKGTIAYSILEKHNTAADMNNLKVKFDCITSHDITYVGIIQTARASGLEKFPIPYVLTNCHNSLCAVGGTINEDDHVFGLSAAKKYGGIYVPPHQAVIHQYAREMLAGCGKMVLGSDSHTRYGALGTMAMGEGGGELVKQLLGQTYDVAYPDVVAIYLDGEVGYGVGPQDVALALIGNLFKDGIVKNKVMEFIGPGVAKLSADFRIGIDVMTTETTCLSSIWETDETVREFYEIHGREGEYKELRPAETAYYDELVTVDLSAIKPMIAMPFHPSNTYTIEEVNANLSDVLAEAEKRAKVSFGDKVDFDLHSKIVDGKLLVDQGIIAGCAGGGFENLCAAADILNGADIGSNAFTMSVYPASMPIYAELVKNGAMSKFIDAGVVVKTCFCGPCFGAGDTPSNNAFSIRHSTRNFPNREGSKVQQGQISSVALMDARSIAATAANKGILTPATEMDIEIGKYKYFFDKGIYEKRVYDSKGEAKPEEKLVLGPNIKDWPEMVALTDNLLLKVVSEIHDPVTTTDELIPSGETSSYRSNPLGLAEFTLSRKDPLYVGRAKEVQAFERAREDGVNALEKVVEASAEMQGAVKTVSKEFDDFNWDNTGIGSVIFAVKPGDGSAREQAASCQKVLGGWANIANEYATKRYRSNLINWGMLPFIIEKGDLPFKNLDYIFVPGIKKAVEEKADLIKAYAIKDGSFKEFNLTLGSLTDDERKIILAGCLINYNKNNK is encoded by the coding sequence ATGGTTGATGCAGTAAAGGTAAACGGAGGGGGAGTTTTCATCCGAAACGGAAGGGAGATCGTTTCGGATGCAGGAAGCATTTCTGTAACAAAAGACGAGGCTAAGAAGGGAACTATAGCCTACAGTATTCTTGAGAAACATAACACAGCAGCTGATATGAATAATCTCAAGGTTAAGTTTGACTGTATTACATCACACGACATTACTTATGTTGGAATTATTCAGACTGCAAGAGCTTCAGGACTTGAAAAATTCCCCATTCCCTACGTACTTACAAACTGCCATAATTCGCTCTGCGCTGTAGGCGGAACGATCAATGAAGATGACCATGTATTCGGTCTTTCTGCTGCAAAAAAATATGGCGGAATCTATGTACCGCCTCACCAGGCAGTAATCCATCAGTATGCGAGAGAAATGCTCGCAGGCTGCGGAAAAATGGTACTTGGGTCTGATTCACACACACGTTACGGTGCGCTCGGGACCATGGCAATGGGAGAAGGCGGCGGAGAGCTTGTAAAACAGCTCCTCGGACAGACCTATGACGTGGCATATCCGGATGTTGTGGCAATCTATCTTGACGGAGAAGTCGGATACGGAGTAGGACCTCAGGACGTGGCTCTTGCCCTTATCGGAAACCTCTTTAAGGACGGAATCGTTAAGAACAAGGTAATGGAATTCATCGGTCCCGGTGTTGCCAAGCTTTCGGCTGATTTCAGGATCGGAATCGATGTAATGACCACTGAGACCACCTGCCTTTCATCTATCTGGGAGACAGATGAGACAGTAAGAGAGTTCTACGAGATCCATGGACGTGAGGGTGAATATAAGGAGTTAAGGCCGGCTGAGACAGCTTATTATGATGAGCTCGTAACTGTTGATCTTTCCGCTATCAAGCCGATGATCGCAATGCCTTTCCACCCTTCAAATACTTACACTATTGAGGAAGTTAATGCAAATCTTTCCGATGTGCTTGCCGAGGCAGAGAAGAGAGCAAAGGTTTCCTTCGGAGACAAGGTTGATTTCGACCTTCACAGCAAGATCGTTGACGGAAAGCTCCTTGTAGACCAGGGAATCATCGCAGGCTGTGCCGGCGGCGGTTTCGAGAATCTCTGTGCTGCAGCAGACATCCTTAATGGTGCAGACATCGGAAGCAACGCCTTCACAATGAGCGTATATCCAGCATCTATGCCGATCTATGCAGAGCTCGTAAAGAACGGTGCAATGAGCAAATTCATTGATGCCGGTGTTGTTGTCAAGACCTGTTTCTGCGGACCTTGCTTCGGCGCAGGTGATACACCTTCAAATAATGCTTTCTCGATCAGACACTCAACACGTAACTTCCCGAACCGTGAAGGATCGAAGGTTCAGCAGGGTCAGATTTCATCGGTAGCATTGATGGATGCGAGATCTATCGCAGCTACTGCAGCAAACAAGGGAATCCTTACTCCTGCAACTGAAATGGATATCGAGATCGGAAAGTATAAATATTTCTTTGATAAGGGAATTTATGAGAAGAGAGTATATGATTCCAAGGGTGAGGCAAAGCCGGAGGAAAAGCTCGTACTCGGACCCAACATCAAGGACTGGCCGGAAATGGTGGCACTCACTGATAATCTCCTTCTCAAGGTCGTATCAGAGATCCACGATCCTGTAACTACTACTGATGAGCTTATTCCTTCGGGAGAGACTTCTTCCTACCGTTCAAATCCTCTCGGACTTGCTGAGTTCACTCTTTCGAGAAAGGATCCTCTCTATGTAGGACGTGCCAAGGAGGTACAGGCATTTGAAAGAGCAAGGGAGGACGGCGTAAATGCCCTTGAGAAGGTTGTAGAAGCTTCCGCCGAAATGCAGGGCGCTGTAAAGACCGTATCTAAGGAATTTGATGACTTTAACTGGGATAATACGGGAATAGGTTCTGTTATATTTGCTGTAAAGCCCGGAGACGGCTCCGCGAGAGAGCAGGCTGCTTCATGTCAGAAGGTTCTCGGAGGCTGGGCAAATATCGCCAATGAGTACGCTACAAAGCGCTACAGGAGCAATCTTATCAACTGGGGAATGCTTCCCTTCATAATCGAGAAGGGCGATCTTCCGTTTAAGAATCTCGACTATATATTTGTTCCGGGAATTAAGAAGGCTGTAGAAGAGAAAGCTGATCTGATCAAGGCTTATGCCATTAAAGACGGCAGCTTTAAGGAATTTAACCTGACTCTTGGAAGTCTTACGGATGACGAGAGAAAGATAATCCTTGCCGGCTGTCTCATTAATTACAATAAAAACAATAAGTAA
- a CDS encoding GTP pyrophosphokinase family protein — MDYAETSYDSVDSWKTIILLYNSALKEINTKLEILNDEFQHVHRYNPIEHIKSRIKSPESIVKKLRHRGYESTIENMVKYVNDIAGIRVICSFTSDIYNIAEMLANQNDINILSIKDYIRNPKESGYKSYHMIVTVPIFLSDGCVDTKVEIQIRTVAMDFWASLEHKINYKFEGEAPEHIKRELFECAEMVSDLDAKMMSLNDELRGYAAGLESEMEEQIEREKLAAERTLLKERMYGEAE, encoded by the coding sequence ATGGATTACGCTGAGACAAGTTATGACAGTGTTGACAGCTGGAAAACAATTATACTTTTGTATAATTCGGCTTTGAAGGAGATAAACACTAAGCTTGAGATCCTTAATGATGAGTTCCAGCATGTGCACAGGTATAATCCCATCGAACACATTAAATCGAGGATTAAATCACCTGAAAGTATTGTTAAGAAACTCAGACACAGAGGCTATGAATCAACCATTGAAAACATGGTTAAGTATGTAAACGACATAGCAGGTATCAGAGTCATTTGTTCATTCACATCTGACATTTATAACATAGCAGAAATGCTGGCAAATCAAAATGACATCAATATTCTTTCCATAAAGGATTACATTAGAAATCCAAAAGAGAGCGGATATAAGAGCTATCATATGATCGTTACCGTGCCGATCTTTCTGTCTGACGGATGTGTTGATACTAAGGTTGAAATTCAGATACGTACTGTAGCAATGGATTTCTGGGCAAGCCTTGAGCATAAGATCAATTATAAGTTTGAGGGTGAAGCTCCGGAGCATATTAAAAGGGAACTTTTTGAATGTGCGGAAATGGTATCTGACCTGGATGCCAAGATGATGTCACTGAACGATGAGCTCAGAGGCTATGCGGCCGGACTTGAATCTGAAATGGAAGAGCAGATCGAAAGAGAGAAGCTTGCCGCAGAACGTACACTTTTGAAAGAAAGAATGTACGGCGAAGCAGAATAA